In one window of Heterodontus francisci isolate sHetFra1 chromosome 24, sHetFra1.hap1, whole genome shotgun sequence DNA:
- the LOC137383666 gene encoding protein ELFN1-like, producing the protein MALHSLALWVSLASLMNVVGVYGDCWLIEGEKGFVWLAICSQNQPPYESIPQHINNTIVDLRLNENKIKSIQYSSLNRFGNLTELNLTKNDISYIEDGAFSAQYNLRVLQLGFNKLRNITEGILRGLGRLEYLYLQANLIEVVSPNSFWECPNIMNIDLSMNRLQTLESSTFLGLGKLTTCELYGNPFYCSCDLLGFLKWLVQFNNTTRSYDRMQCESPSRYAGHALLSQSQTQSAYSLLVSTCEDTYTSDPKLMPTWMPPTTTTSDSPCGAEDCSSGEDPTPIITFHSPTRETQAPAIKVEHVTYTTATLLVQIPRPFSKMYILVQYNNSFYADIKKLQTEKEIVKLDRLQPHTAYTYCVASIRNALRYNQTCITFSTGSDKTRGTVPPPSTATHYIMTILGCLFGMVIVLGLVYYCLRKRRQQEEKHKKLGSMTKTIIELKYGTEMEASTISQLTQKPIPPCEAAPRMPFLPSSGDTESHKLQELSETPKSTKGNYIEVRTGEPADRRDPEGGGQSRSSATEISTITKEVDKVNQIINNCIDALKSETGSFQGGMAGAMASVDPQVLMITEQPQGKPGFLSPISKESYHPLQRHSSIEATPKRPSTSSSGSARSPRSFRSEASAPGHACRSEAQYIEKASPIAASSPAVVLRAQQRSEHRHSYTGRCQGEQSLSEEPSGRSKPSILDPLSRPRRDMVYSQLSPQYHNLSYTSSPEYSSKPPLGIWERFRLHKKRHKQEEEEEYMAAGHALRKKVQFAKDEDLHDILDYWKGVSNQHKS; encoded by the coding sequence ATGGCTCTGCACAGTCTCGCTCTCTGGGTCTCTCTAGCCTCATtgatgaatgttgttggagtttaTGGTGACTGCTGGCTCATTGAAGGAGAGAAAGGATTCGTGTGGCTGGCAATTTGTAGCCAAAACCAGCCCCCGTACGAATCCATTCCTCAGCACATCAACAACACGATAGTGGACCTCCGATTGAACGAGAACAAGATCAAAAGTATCCAATATTCCTCACTCAACAGGTTTGGCAACTTGACGGAACTCAATTTGACCAAAAATGATATTTCCTACATTGAGGATGGAGCTTTTTCTGCCCAGTACAACCTGCGTGTTTTGCAACTGGGATTCAATAAGCTTCGGAACATCACTGAGGGAATCCTGAGGGGGCTGGGCAGGCTGGAATACCTCTACCTCCAGGCCAACCTTATTGAGGTGGTGAGTCCCAATTCCTTTTGGGAATGTCCCAACATTATGAACATTGACCTGTCCATGAACCGGTTGCAAACATTGGAAAGTTCCACCTTCCTCGGTCTCGGCAAGCTCACTACTTGTGAACTCTACGGCAACCCGTTTTACTGCTCCTGCGATCTGCTGGGCTTCCTAAAATGGCTGGTGCAGTTCAACAACACCACCAGGAGCTATGATCGGATGCAGTGTGAATCCCCATCTCGTTATGCAGGCCACGCCTTGCTGAGCCAAAGCCAGACGCAGAGCGCCTACAGCTTGCTTGTCTCGACCTGCGAAGACACCTACACCAGTGACCCCAAACTCATGCCTACCTGGATGCCCCCGACCACCACCACCTCAGACAGCCCTTGCGGAGCTGAAGACTGCTCCTCAGGCGAAGATCCTACTCCCATTATAACCTTTCACTCCCCAACCCGTGAAACACAGGCACCAGCGATTAAGGTAGAGCATGTTACCTACACGACTGCTACTTTGTTGGTGCAGATCCCCCGTCCCTTCAGTAAAATGTACATCCTGGTGCAATACAACAACAGCTTTTATGCAGACATAAAGAAGTTGCAAACAGAAAAGGAGATTGTTAAGCTGGATAGGCTCCAGCCCCACACTGCCTACACATACTGCGTGGCATCTATCCGGAATGCCTTAAGATACAATCAAACCTGCATCACGTTCTCTACAGGAAGCGACAAGACGAGAGGCACTGTGCCGCCACCGTCAACTGCCACGCACTACATCATGACTATCCTTGGCTGCCTCTTTGGGATGGTCATAGTGCTGGGGCTGGTGTATTATTGCCTTCGCAAGAGGCGGCAACAAGAGGAAAAGCACAAGAAGCTTGGCAGCATGACAAAGACCATCATTGAGCTGAAGTATGGGACAGAGATGGAAGCCAGCACTATCTCCCAGCTGACCCAGAAACCAATACCGCCCTGTGAGGCTGCGCCCAGGATGCCTTTCCTGCCATCATCAGGGGACACCGAGTCACACAAGCTTCAGGAGCTGAGCGAGACACCCAAGAGCACCAAAGGCAACTACATTGAGGTGAGGACAGGCGAGCCTGCCGATCGGAGGgacccagaaggaggtggacagagCCGGAGTTCTGCCACAGAGATCTCAACCATCACCAAAGAAGTGGATAAGGTGAACCAGATCATCAATAACTGCATAGATGCACTGAAATCAGAGACCGGCTCTTTCCAAGGTGGGATGGCTGGGGCCATGGCTTCGGTGGACCCCCAAGTGCTAATGATCACTGAGCAACCCCAGGGCAAGCCGGGGTTCTTGTCCCCCATTTCTAAGGAAAGTTATCACCCACTGCAGAGGCACAGCAGTATAGAGGCGACCCCCAAACGCCCCAGCACCTCCTCCAGCGGCTCTGCACGAAGCCCCAGGTCCTTCCGCTCCGAGGCCTCGGCGCCAGGGCACGCCTGCAGGTCCGAGGCCCAGTACATCGAGAAGGCTTCTCCGATTGCAGCCAGCAGCCCGGCCGTGGTCCTGCGAGCGCAACAGCGCAGTGAGCACCGTCACTCCTACACAGGCCGGTGCCAAGGCGAGCAGTCACTGTCAGAGGAGCCGAGCGGCCGCAGCAAGCCCTCCATCCTGGATCCGCTCAGCCGGCCCCGGCGAGACATGGTGTACTCCCAGCTCTCGCCTCAGTACCATAACCTTAGCTACACTTCCAGCCCGGAGTACAGCAGCAAGCCACCCCTGGGCATCTGGGAACGCTTCAGACTGCACAAGAAGAGGcacaaacaggaggaggaggaggagtacatGGCAGCGGGACATGCCCTGAGGAAGAAAGTGCAGTTTGCCAAAGATGAGGACCTGCACGATATCCTCGATTACTGGAAGGGCGTCTCCAATCAGCACAAATCTTGA